CGAATCCTTTGGCATAGGTGATGGCTTTGAGGAGCCTCTCTTTCAGTTTCTCCTTGGTGGAATACTCCGGAAGCAGCAGTGCGTTGAAGCAGGTATGAGAGGTGGgtaacctggaggaggaggtggtgagagagagggggtgagagagagagattaggggacaagggagaaaagagagaaagatgggagtgagggagtgaatcagagagagagatggtgtgggGAGGGTGAAAGAAGATCGAGGcaggggggcgagggagagagggagagcgagcgagtgagagagagggagagtgagagagatagacagaccgAGAAAGAGAGTAAATGAATGAGTgagggacagagtgagagacggagaggaggaagatagaggagggggtggaagaaGAAAAGAGGCAGACGTAGACGGAGACGACCAACCCATAAGCCCACGTCAACAAGGGACCGGAGCTGACCTGTCTGTGTCCGGGCCGTTCTTAGCGATGATCATCTTCAGCTTGCCCAGGCCTCCCACGGGCGCCCTGTCTGTGCCTGTGGTGAACTGGAGAAACAGCCTCTTCTGCTCCACACCGAACACGTGCACCGTTTCCCAGAAGTCTCTGCAAGCAAGCGAAATCCAAAATTCAatcaaaaacgtttttccatACTTGCTGGTCAAAGCAAAAACCAAGCAATGTTACGGTGTCATGACAGGAAATGCATAATAATAACATGTCTGTTTACTTGATGATTTGGCAATCTTTGCTGTAGCCGCCGTCATACTCTGTGGTCTCTTCAAGGGCCTCGAAGTCAAGATTCTAGGAAGTCAGGGGAGTCGCAGTTAGCGAATGCTAACAAGAGATAgcgttggagaaaaaaaacaagaccAAAAGTGCTTTCTCTGAGATGACTCTCCCTACCCTGCTTCCACAAATGAGCAGCTCCACTTCTTCCGGCCGGAACAAGCACTTGAGCGGAGACTCGTTGGTCACCATGTGGAAGCCTCTCTTGAAGGCTCTGAATTGCCTCTCCACGCTGGTGTTGAGGGTGTACtctgcatacagacacacaaactcctGGCGGttgaacacagacagaaacaaatCAGCGATACAACAACACAATGTCATGTCAACACAATGTCAtcactgggagtcaggtggctgagcggttaggggatcgggctactaatcagaaggttgccggttggaTTCCTAGCCGTGCGAAATGAtgcaaggcacctcaccctacttgtctcgggggaatgtccctgtacttactgtaagttgctctggataaagcgtctgctaaattacaaaAAATCACAAAGATGGCTGACTACTTTTTTCCCCCCGAAAACACAACAGCTGCCTGACGGTGTGAAGACACCTGAAGAAGCCAGGCTGACAAGACGCTTTTTGTGTTTCCCCGTCACCCAGGCCTCTACGCACCTTTCTGTTCTCGTTCGTCACCGGAATCTTCTCCCCGTCCTCCCTCAGGTCGTACGTGGTGGGCTCCCCGAACAGGTCGGTCTGGGAGATCTGGAAGGTGAGCATCATGTCTTCCTCCACGTTCCCGTCGTACTCCAGCAGCTGCGTCAGACTCTGGTAGAGAAGCTGCCGGAAGGCACGACACAACTTATCAGAGCCGCGCCTCTTCGGGGCCACTCGTCATCTGAGCACCTtcacacgcacgcgcgcacgTACACGcgtacacactgacacacacagctaatCACCTCCTCTGCCAACAGTGTACgtgaagtgcgtgtgtgtgaagataGGAATATCAATCGATCAGACTCGGAAGATTCCAGCATGCTACCGTACTGGATGCGAGTCAGCCAGGTCCAGATGGGTCCCCTTCTTGCCCATGAGCTTCCTGTAGACCACCATGGGGAAATGGACGTCCAGGATGCAGTTGTTGTAAATGGCCAGTCCTAGAACGATCCCGATCAGTGTGTACTGGGCCTCGTTCTCCAGCGAGGAGGGGTTGAACCAGAAGAGCTTGGTGTCGTCGTCGTACGTGAACATCCCTGCGGGGCGACCGCGACGGACAACACGGAGGAAGGAGTTCAGAAAAAAGGGAGGTTCGAACCCGGAAACGGAGAAAGTGAAATGTTTGTCCGATGCGTGATGTCTGTCAAGATGCAATTCTCACCAATATCAATGTTGAAGATTTCCTCCAAAACCAACTGAAAGAACTCTTTGGAAACGCCTCCCTCATCCACTCCTTGCTCCCCCTCGAACTCCACAAACAGCTGCTTCTTCAGGTCTGAAGGGTTCTCCATGGAAATCATTTCCAGCTGAAACGCACGCGACAACACAGGCAACACGGTTAGAGGCACAttggcaggttcaaatcccgccTGTACCATATTTTTGCTGCAaagaaaagggcctacaggtagactataataataatgattagaTTATTCttaaatgaaataataataatgtatataATATTAAGGGCTAATAAGACATGATTATCACCCCGGCGTTGTTACTCTGTGAGGCATTCCGAGGCTTACCCGGACCAGGGCGTCATCGATAATGTGGTCTCTCCTCACTTTGAGCCTGAGGTAAGGGTTGTGCTGCTGGCCCTGCACCATGCTGTAGAGCGCCGTGATCCTCCGCTCGCTGTACATGCGGATGCGGTTGTCGTAGTACAGGCCCTGGTTCTTGGTGACGGCGTTGAGGATGAACGGGCAGCTCTGGAAGGAGAACTTGCTCTCCGAGTCCACCTTAAAGAAGGTGAAGTCCTTGTCCATCTCCACCACCTCGTTCAGCGGCTCGTTGACAAAGTCCTCGAAGGGGACCAGGGGCGTCCGGCAGTCCAGGGTCCGCACGCCCAGCTCCTGCTCCAGCAGGTCCACCCGGGGGCCCTTCCGGTGGGTGCGCTCCTCCCCCAGGAGCTCCTGCAGGGTCAGCTCGCTGGACTCgagctcctcgtcctcctcctcgttgtGCCCCACGTCCAGGTCGCCGGCCAGCACGTTGGCGTAGAAGACCAGCTTCAGACACTTGACGGCGGCCACCACCGCCTCGTCGTCGTTCACCAGGTTGTCGCTGTCGTACTCGTTGCTGATGACGGTGAAGGTGATGAGCTGCTGGAAAGTCTCCATCATGCGGCGGATCTGCGCACCGGTATACCGGGACCACAGGCGCGTCAGCCGGGCGAGCCCAGGCAGGGGGAGCTTGCTCATGGCCTTGCAGAACACCGGCATGGCCACCTCCAAGTACTCGGGGCTGTGGAGGTTCCGGTTCTCCATCACGATGATGAAGATGTTCAGATAGTTGGGGTCGGTGTCGTACACGTCCAGATAGGTCAGGTCCAGCTCCAGATTGGGAGTCAGGTACACCAGCGCGTTGAGAAAGGCCGCCTCGGTCAGCTCGTTGGACAGCAGCTTGTCGTAGACCCTCCTCACCGCGTCGATGTCCACGGACACGTCGAAGGGGCCGAACCTCGAAGGGACGCTGTCCTCCCTGGAGGGCTCCGCCT
Above is a genomic segment from Hypomesus transpacificus isolate Combined female chromosome 16, fHypTra1, whole genome shotgun sequence containing:
- the LOC124478701 gene encoding ubiquitin-protein ligase E3A-like; translated protein: MKKATAKHLIERYFRQLTEGCGNGDCTNTFCASCLDFQPVDSNTAAVRALELCKINAKLCDRHPSDKENDGAHPDDGANGIHPALTRSDSEMSAREDYKEVHYLTEHTVYNIMDACEATGDFSPMIRVIGRIFSNADALVHSFRKGRVFGKDRRGSRLSADEATQAGEDEKRLTAAEEGGSGAFAAAEAEPSREDSVPSRFGPFDVSVDIDAVRRVYDKLLSNELTEAAFLNALVYLTPNLELDLTYLDVYDTDPNYLNIFIIVMENRNLHSPEYLEVAMPVFCKAMSKLPLPGLARLTRLWSRYTGAQIRRMMETFQQLITFTVISNEYDSDNLVNDDEAVVAAVKCLKLVFYANVLAGDLDVGHNEEEDEELESSELTLQELLGEERTHRKGPRVDLLEQELGVRTLDCRTPLVPFEDFVNEPLNEVVEMDKDFTFFKVDSESKFSFQSCPFILNAVTKNQGLYYDNRIRMYSERRITALYSMVQGQQHNPYLRLKVRRDHIIDDALVRLEMISMENPSDLKKQLFVEFEGEQGVDEGGVSKEFFQLVLEEIFNIDIGMFTYDDDTKLFWFNPSSLENEAQYTLIGIVLGLAIYNNCILDVHFPMVVYRKLMGKKGTHLDLADSHPLLYQSLTQLLEYDGNVEEDMMLTFQISQTDLFGEPTTYDLREDGEKIPVTNENRKEFVCLYAEYTLNTSVERQFRAFKRGFHMVTNESPLKCLFRPEEVELLICGSRNLDFEALEETTEYDGGYSKDCQIIKDFWETVHVFGVEQKRLFLQFTTGTDRAPVGGLGKLKMIIAKNGPDTDRLPTSHTCFNALLLPEYSTKEKLKERLLKAITYAKGFGML